The following are encoded in a window of Manihot esculenta cultivar AM560-2 chromosome 8, M.esculenta_v8, whole genome shotgun sequence genomic DNA:
- the LOC122724430 gene encoding uncharacterized protein LOC122724430 gives MPELTCVRDVQRLTGRVVALNRFMSRSAKRCLPFFRKLRKVLNFEWTEDCREAFKEFKSYLNSPHVLSSPLEGEELLIYLSASEQAVSAVPVRAEGGEQKPIFYVSKVLKDAEVRYLNIEKIAYALLLAVRKFRVYLESHQGVVMTDQPLKKILHRPETSDFIAECSFNKKQAELGRTSSQTLEGEPEGQSSIEFSWKLYVDGASGAGGSGAGVMLKGPEGFKVCYALHLKFSASNNVADYEALINGMLIAMEVGVTDLEVNSDSQLVVNQITGAYQARNPTMQSYLTRVKAIEIELERQRIVVKYQIIPREENEEADMLSRLTREELEQLPNEVYIQHVHIPAFEKANIVMEVKGQNWMTPYLEYLEKGKLPEDKVDAKKIAARAANYQAVRGTLY, from the exons ATGCCTGAGctgacctgtgtaagggatgtCCAAAGGCTTACTGGAAGAGTGGTAGCGCTCAATCGCtttatgtcgaggtcggcaAAGAGATGCTTGCCATTTTTtaggaagttgaggaaagttCTGAACTTCGAATGGACCGAGGACTGTcgagaagctttcaaagagTTCAAAAGCTATCTTAACTCGCCACATGTGCTCAGTAGTCCACTGGAGGGAGAAGAGCTCCTGATCTACTTatcagcctcagagcaagctgTCAGTGCTGTACCGGTGAGAGCGGAaggaggagagcagaagccaattttctatgtcagcaaagTGCTCAAAGATGCTGAGGTGAGATACCTGAACATTGAAAAAATAGCATATGCTCTGTTGCTGGCGGTCAGAAAATTCAGAGTTTACTTAGAGAGCCACCAAGGAGTAGTAATGACAGATCAGCCGCTGAAGAAAATTCTCCATAGACCAgaaacttcag acttcatagcagagtgttCCTTCAACAAAAAACAAGCAGAGCTGGGTAGGACATCCTCACAAACACTAGAGGGTGAGCCAGAGGGGCAGTCCTCTATAGAATtcagctggaagctatatgtagacggagcatccgGCGCAGGGGGCAGTGGTGCGGGAGTAATGCTGAAAGGTCCTGAAGGATTCAAAGTTTGCTATGCTCTGCACCTAAAGTTCAGTGCCTCCAACAATGTAGCAGActatgaagccctaataaatggGATGTTGATTGCAATGGAAGTAGGGGTGACTGACCTCGAGGTAAATAGCGACTCCCAGCTAGTGGTCAATCAGATAACGGGAGCATATCAGGCAAGAAACCCGACCATGCAGAGCTACTTGACAAGGGTAAAGGCCATAGAAATTGAGCTCGAAAGGCAGAGAATCGTGGTAAAGTATCAGATAATACCCAgggaagaaaatgaggaggcagacatGTTAAGTCGACTGACTAGAGAAGAGCTGGAGCAGCTCCCAAATGAGGTGTATATACAACACGTTCACATTCCTGCTTTTGAAAAAGCAAACATCGTGATGGAAGTCAAAGGACAGAACTGGATGACCCCGTACCTAGAATATTTAGAGAAGGGAAAGCTTCCGGAAGACAAAGTCGATGCGAAGAAAATTGCAGCCCGAGCTGCTAACTACCAAGCGGTGAGGGGGACCCTATACTGA